In the genome of Candidatus Nitrosotenuis sp. DW1, one region contains:
- a CDS encoding DUF726 domain-containing protein produces the protein MKSRIPRISTRDFYDLGSGKKLKSKSYDLYPKKFFETLVGVPEITIMIHGLRNNKSGALAKFSIAQNRLRQLGYEYPVVGFSYDSNTKGIQYKSCEKKATNVGRIIARQNGHNLSKFIIDIKSKFPHLKIRLMGHSLGSEVIIHTLAKLKNKNDVVESVYFFGASTPADYITPKKFGRILQKTVRHKIINYYNPQDEVLKYAYETGLIEKPLGYCGLHGKSMSKYVQKKVTPKNHRFVSYAAVLKSFP, from the coding sequence TTGAAAAGTAGAATTCCTCGAATTTCCACTCGTGATTTTTATGATTTGGGCTCTGGCAAGAAATTAAAAAGCAAGTCATACGATCTGTATCCAAAGAAATTTTTTGAAACGCTTGTGGGTGTTCCAGAAATAACAATAATGATTCACGGGTTGAGAAACAACAAGTCTGGCGCACTGGCAAAATTCTCAATTGCACAAAACCGGCTGCGGCAATTGGGATACGAATACCCAGTGGTTGGGTTTAGCTATGACTCTAACACAAAGGGAATCCAGTACAAGTCATGTGAGAAAAAGGCAACAAATGTCGGGCGAATCATAGCAAGACAAAACGGCCACAATCTATCAAAGTTCATAATTGACATCAAGAGTAAATTTCCTCATCTGAAAATCAGATTGATGGGTCATTCTTTGGGATCTGAGGTGATAATCCATACCCTTGCAAAACTCAAAAATAAAAACGACGTCGTCGAAAGTGTTTACTTTTTTGGGGCATCGACTCCTGCAGACTATATCACGCCAAAAAAATTTGGCAGAATACTGCAAAAAACAGTAAGACACAAAATCATAAATTATTACAATCCGCAGGATGAAGTTCTAAAATATGCTTATGAAACTGGCTTGATTGAAAAACCACTTGGTTATTGTGGCTTACATGGAAAATCTATGTCTAAATATGTGCAAAAAAAAGTAACCCCAAAAAATCATCGATTTGTAAGTTATGCTGCGGTATTGAAATCTTTTCCCTAA
- a CDS encoding fibronectin type III domain-containing protein translates to MKVLRVTIASLAAAVMLFSPLLAHGVTDAQSVAEWHSEIRWGILEQEKTDHIELTIKTLSSDAAELTWTTDSIERISSYQILKKTKNSDYVILETTRHARYVDTNLESGKHYGYKIVPIFEKREPDTVTKHGIDRQNSMHQSYKKGQELIAMQTAMQKYPKYYDKPFIEINNIKWHEFPDTDRRDSPDFQKKILEEAARAEKTFLLMVLEKR, encoded by the coding sequence ATGAAGGTATTACGTGTCACTATTGCATCGCTTGCAGCAGCCGTCATGTTATTCAGTCCTTTGTTGGCACATGGTGTTACAGATGCCCAAAGCGTTGCCGAATGGCATTCAGAAATAAGATGGGGGATTTTGGAGCAGGAAAAAACGGATCATATCGAGTTGACGATAAAAACACTGTCAAGTGACGCAGCAGAGTTGACGTGGACTACAGATTCAATTGAAAGGATATCATCATATCAAATCTTAAAAAAGACAAAAAACTCAGATTATGTAATACTTGAGACAACAAGACATGCCCGTTATGTCGATACGAATTTGGAAAGCGGCAAGCATTATGGCTACAAGATAGTCCCAATATTTGAAAAACGAGAGCCAGATACGGTAACAAAGCACGGCATCGACAGGCAGAACAGCATGCACCAATCCTACAAAAAAGGCCAGGAACTAATTGCAATGCAAACTGCCATGCAAAAATATCCAAAGTATTACGACAAGCCATTCATAGAAATAAACAACATCAAGTGGCATGAATTTCCAGATACAGATAGGCGAGACAGCCCAGATTTTCAAAAGAAGATTCTAGAAGAGGCAGCCAGAGCTGAAAAAACTTTTTTGCTAATGGTATTAGAAAAGCGATAA
- the metG gene encoding methionine--tRNA ligase, with amino-acid sequence MRKRAIITSALPYANGEIHLGHVASTYLPADVTTRFLKMNDVEAYYVCASDDFGTPIMIQSEKEKKTPQEYVAHWNKRDYDDFTAFDIGFDFFYRTSSQENIEFVRYVFNKLVKNGHIYKSEIIQFYCKNDNKFLPDRYVTGTCPYCKADDQYSDLCEKCGRVPEEIENPKCAICGALPVKEKTTHYFFKLKTFGDALYKWLDENQNLQKDVKKYVQNWITSGLVDWDITRDISWGVPVPGDESKVFYGWFDNHLAYISTAVKFLNDKGINGKEFWNSADIYHFIGKDIVYHHYLFLPAMRLGIDQEYKLPDFIPTRGHLTLQSKKISKSRNWYIGLKEFLEFYPADYLRFYLVSINPYSQDDLNFDWDDFAVRINSELIGNLGNLVNRALGFTKKTFDGEIPSPDDYDDKDKDAEAKIMGLASELSVLMNQNHLDRALKKIMEFSTYFNQYFQHKEPWKKGLGTNTCVFLSVNAVRSIAIALYPFLPKSSEKIWQQIGLSGTASEKQWDEISKIAVNPSHKLGDITPVFAKIEEEDIKKRKEKFEK; translated from the coding sequence TTGAGAAAAAGAGCAATCATCACAAGCGCACTACCATACGCAAACGGTGAGATTCATCTTGGCCATGTTGCATCAACATATCTTCCTGCAGATGTGACAACTAGATTTCTCAAGATGAATGACGTTGAGGCGTACTATGTCTGCGCATCAGACGACTTTGGCACCCCAATTATGATCCAATCCGAAAAGGAGAAAAAAACCCCACAGGAATATGTTGCACACTGGAACAAGCGCGATTATGATGACTTTACTGCGTTTGATATAGGATTTGATTTCTTTTACCGTACAAGCTCGCAGGAAAACATCGAATTTGTCAGATATGTCTTTAACAAGCTGGTAAAAAACGGCCACATTTACAAATCTGAGATAATCCAGTTTTACTGCAAAAACGACAACAAGTTCCTGCCTGACAGGTATGTTACGGGAACCTGCCCATATTGCAAGGCAGACGACCAGTACTCTGACTTGTGTGAAAAATGCGGACGAGTCCCTGAGGAAATTGAAAACCCAAAATGCGCAATTTGCGGTGCCCTACCGGTAAAGGAAAAAACAACACACTATTTCTTCAAACTGAAAACCTTTGGGGATGCGTTATACAAATGGCTTGACGAAAACCAAAACCTGCAAAAGGATGTAAAAAAATACGTGCAAAACTGGATAACATCCGGACTTGTGGACTGGGACATCACACGTGACATATCTTGGGGTGTACCGGTACCAGGAGATGAATCAAAGGTTTTCTATGGGTGGTTTGACAATCATCTGGCATACATTTCTACTGCAGTAAAGTTCCTAAATGACAAGGGGATTAACGGAAAAGAGTTCTGGAATTCTGCGGACATCTATCATTTCATTGGAAAGGATATCGTGTATCACCACTACTTGTTTTTGCCTGCGATGCGCCTTGGCATAGACCAAGAATACAAGCTGCCTGACTTTATCCCAACACGTGGGCACCTTACACTGCAATCCAAGAAAATCTCAAAGAGTAGGAACTGGTATATTGGACTAAAGGAATTTTTGGAATTTTATCCTGCGGATTATTTGAGATTTTATCTGGTGTCGATAAACCCGTACTCGCAAGATGATCTGAACTTTGACTGGGATGACTTTGCAGTGAGGATCAACTCTGAACTGATTGGAAACCTTGGCAATCTTGTAAATCGTGCACTTGGGTTTACAAAGAAAACATTTGACGGTGAGATTCCGTCGCCTGACGATTATGATGACAAGGACAAGGACGCCGAGGCAAAAATCATGGGCCTTGCATCTGAGCTGTCTGTGCTGATGAACCAAAATCATCTTGACCGTGCATTGAAAAAAATCATGGAGTTTTCCACATACTTTAACCAGTATTTCCAGCACAAGGAGCCTTGGAAGAAGGGGCTTGGAACAAACACGTGCGTGTTTTTGTCGGTAAACGCTGTGCGCTCTATAGCGATAGCACTGTATCCGTTTTTGCCAAAATCATCTGAAAAAATCTGGCAGCAAATCGGACTGTCTGGAACGGCGTCAGAAAAACAATGGGACGAAATTTCAAAAATTGCGGTAAACCCTTCTCACAAGTTGGGTGATATCACGCCAGTCTTTGCAAAAATCGAAGAAGAAGACATCAAAAAGCGAAAAGAAAAATTTGAAAAGTAG
- a CDS encoding Rieske (2Fe-2S) protein, protein MAWKKVAEKGAIASGKGREFQVDEKKIAIFNQDGYHGIDAICVHQDASIASGALDGDIVECPLHFWHYNIKTGELKDYLKGVKLQTYKVEARTDGIYIDI, encoded by the coding sequence ATGGCCTGGAAAAAAGTAGCCGAAAAGGGAGCAATCGCAAGCGGCAAGGGAAGAGAGTTCCAAGTAGACGAGAAAAAAATCGCAATTTTCAACCAGGACGGCTATCACGGAATTGACGCAATATGCGTACACCAGGACGCCTCGATTGCATCAGGCGCGCTAGACGGAGACATTGTAGAATGCCCCCTGCACTTTTGGCACTACAACATAAAGACTGGCGAGCTCAAAGACTACCTCAAGGGAGTAAAGCTTCAAACCTACAAAGTAGAGGCAAGAACCGACGGAATCTATATCGATATCTAA
- a CDS encoding NAD+ synthase: MNKQVLDEITNQDYAKIQSNVESFLRESIAKAGASGLVFGLSGGIDSAVVAHICAKSFKEKSLALLMPDSRVSPKEETEDALQIVDKLGLDYKIIDISLIHSQFANIVEPEEKSLGNLRARIRATLLYYHANLKNYLVIGSSDKSEQLIGYFTKFGDGSADVLPIASLYKTQIRLLAKHLGVKESIIQKKSSPHLWKGHIAEDEIGASYEEIDSILYCMTDKNMSLDDIQRTTQIDSDKIEKIHQLYKKSEHKRIMPSRL, from the coding sequence GTGAATAAGCAAGTTCTAGATGAGATAACCAATCAAGACTATGCCAAAATTCAAAGCAACGTAGAATCGTTTCTCAGAGAAAGCATTGCAAAGGCAGGGGCAAGCGGCTTGGTTTTTGGCCTAAGCGGCGGGATAGACTCCGCAGTAGTTGCACATATTTGCGCAAAATCATTTAAAGAAAAATCGCTCGCACTGCTAATGCCAGACAGCAGGGTTTCGCCAAAAGAAGAGACGGAAGATGCGCTGCAGATAGTCGACAAACTAGGACTAGATTACAAGATAATTGACATCAGTCTGATTCATTCACAGTTTGCAAACATTGTAGAGCCTGAAGAAAAATCACTCGGGAATCTCCGCGCAAGGATTCGCGCCACTCTATTGTATTATCACGCAAATTTAAAAAATTATCTGGTCATAGGGTCAAGTGACAAATCAGAGCAGTTAATCGGGTATTTTACAAAGTTTGGAGACGGCAGTGCAGATGTATTGCCAATTGCATCGTTATACAAAACCCAGATCAGACTACTGGCAAAACATCTCGGAGTCAAAGAATCAATCATACAAAAAAAGAGCAGTCCGCACCTTTGGAAGGGACACATAGCCGAAGACGAGATTGGTGCATCATATGAAGAAATTGATTCCATTCTGTACTGCATGACAGACAAGAATATGTCACTTGACGACATCCAAAGAACGACACAGATTGACAGTGACAAAATCGAAAAAATCCATCAGTTATACAAAAAAAGTGAACACAAGAGAATAATGCCATCAAGATTATGA
- a CDS encoding adenosylhomocysteinase, with translation MSKVKDPELAEQGRTSYEWARDHMQILNNTINRLKKSQPLKGLTIGFCLHITKETSVLLMGAKELGANVVACAGNPLTTQDDIAAFLASEGIHIYAWGNETTQEYDWCIDQVLDHKPIILTDDGADMNVKAHFDKRYKTMKILGATEETTAGVTRIKAIEKKGKLRYPVIVVNEAYTKHMFDNRYGTGQSTIDGYLRAMNLLFASKRVVVAGYGWVGRGVAERCRGMGSKVIVTEVDAVKGLEAHMDGFEVMTMSEAAKIGDIFVTCTGMTDVIRKEHLLAMKSGAVVGNVGHFDVEIDSDFLLNQSKSTKEVRPNLDECVLKNGKKIYLIGKGRLANLVAAEGHPPEVMAQSFSNQILSILYIIKNHKKIGNKVITVPSEIDTQIAIDALKAFDVKIDSLNKKQLAYRENW, from the coding sequence TTGAGCAAAGTAAAGGATCCTGAATTGGCAGAACAGGGAAGGACTTCATACGAATGGGCAAGGGATCACATGCAAATTCTAAACAATACGATTAACCGATTAAAAAAGTCACAGCCATTAAAGGGGCTTACAATTGGGTTCTGCCTTCACATTACAAAGGAGACATCCGTGTTATTGATGGGTGCAAAGGAACTTGGGGCAAACGTTGTGGCGTGCGCCGGAAACCCGCTTACCACCCAGGATGACATTGCCGCATTTTTGGCATCTGAGGGAATCCACATCTATGCTTGGGGAAACGAGACCACCCAAGAATATGACTGGTGCATTGACCAAGTCCTTGACCACAAGCCAATCATACTTACTGACGACGGTGCAGACATGAACGTAAAGGCTCATTTTGATAAAAGATACAAGACAATGAAAATTCTTGGCGCGACAGAGGAAACAACTGCAGGCGTTACAAGAATAAAGGCAATAGAAAAGAAAGGAAAGCTACGATACCCCGTCATCGTGGTAAACGAGGCATACACAAAACACATGTTTGATAATAGATATGGAACCGGACAATCCACCATTGACGGATACCTGCGGGCAATGAACTTGCTTTTTGCATCAAAACGAGTCGTAGTTGCAGGATATGGATGGGTTGGAAGGGGAGTGGCAGAGCGATGCAGAGGAATGGGCTCAAAGGTGATAGTGACCGAGGTCGATGCAGTAAAGGGACTGGAGGCACACATGGATGGCTTTGAGGTGATGACAATGTCAGAGGCTGCAAAAATTGGAGATATTTTTGTCACGTGCACTGGAATGACTGATGTCATTAGAAAAGAACACCTGCTTGCAATGAAAAGCGGTGCGGTGGTTGGAAACGTTGGACATTTTGATGTTGAAATTGACAGTGACTTTTTACTAAACCAGTCAAAATCCACCAAAGAGGTGAGGCCAAACCTTGACGAATGCGTTCTAAAAAATGGCAAGAAAATTTACCTGATTGGAAAAGGAAGGCTGGCAAATCTGGTTGCAGCAGAGGGCCATCCGCCTGAAGTCATGGCGCAGTCATTTTCAAATCAGATTCTATCAATTCTGTATATTATCAAAAACCACAAAAAAATTGGAAACAAGGTGATCACAGTTCCAAGTGAAATTGACACTCAAATTGCAATCGATGCGCTAAAGGCATTTGATGTCAAGATTGATTCTCTAAACAAAAAGCAGCTTGCCTACAGAGAAAACTGGTAA
- a CDS encoding adenylate/guanylate cyclase domain-containing protein produces the protein MAKILGLLEEKGKNKDWLLEELKRLKIKLAISPTTNSFEILRTCPTRAINRIHDLLQDDYSEIEEIKTQTKTLHWFFTDIVGSSNPSISTKSQIRKIHQLYAYIRNTDVFQRIGKNSVVLPTGDGMVMGFEDSPETPLRLAIQLHKSLEKYNKSKPLNDKIYIRIGIDTGPVYFIKDVMGNDTVWGPGIILSRRLMDMCGPNQIFASRKIGDDISKLSSEYRAILHPIGDYAIKHGEHLLIYNVYGKGFGNKVATKKGKVVEKQKEDLFANPIKFEFNKVEIRLDVMDEKTMMTHHTWIWDVSNKTKEPLSQVYYDIAGDVPKDFADLNVSIKDEKNNPLEIISLDVNKPHEKKFNVKLASPIRRNQKGRLLILEYDWEEPERVFEYGFSARSKKFKYAFSIPKQVPIKNMVLEVVPGLGIKKRADPPPTIRYSNGKTMIEWETKDRQMINRFSTYEFKW, from the coding sequence GTGGCTAAAATTCTTGGGCTGCTAGAGGAAAAGGGCAAAAATAAGGACTGGCTGCTTGAGGAATTAAAGCGGCTAAAAATCAAACTTGCCATCTCCCCGACAACTAACAGTTTTGAAATACTGCGGACGTGTCCTACCAGGGCCATAAACCGCATACATGACTTGCTACAAGATGACTATTCTGAGATAGAAGAGATAAAAACTCAGACAAAAACCCTGCATTGGTTCTTTACAGATATAGTCGGAAGCTCAAATCCTAGCATTTCTACAAAGTCTCAGATTCGGAAAATACATCAACTATATGCATATATTAGAAACACTGATGTGTTCCAGAGAATAGGAAAAAACTCCGTAGTCCTGCCTACTGGCGATGGGATGGTCATGGGCTTTGAGGACAGCCCAGAAACTCCGCTGAGACTTGCAATACAGCTTCACAAATCACTTGAGAAATACAACAAATCAAAACCCCTCAATGACAAAATCTACATCCGAATAGGAATCGACACTGGACCTGTATATTTTATCAAAGATGTCATGGGCAACGACACCGTTTGGGGCCCAGGAATAATTCTATCTAGAAGACTAATGGATATGTGCGGACCGAATCAAATTTTTGCATCAAGAAAAATTGGCGATGATATCAGCAAACTGTCTTCAGAATACAGGGCAATACTGCATCCGATTGGCGACTATGCCATAAAACATGGGGAGCATCTCTTGATTTACAATGTGTATGGAAAGGGTTTTGGAAACAAGGTTGCCACTAAAAAAGGCAAGGTGGTTGAAAAACAAAAAGAAGATCTTTTTGCAAATCCGATAAAATTTGAATTCAATAAAGTCGAGATACGACTTGACGTCATGGACGAAAAAACCATGATGACACACCATACCTGGATTTGGGATGTGAGCAACAAAACAAAAGAGCCGCTTAGCCAAGTATACTATGACATCGCTGGGGATGTTCCAAAGGATTTTGCTGATCTTAACGTGTCAATAAAGGATGAGAAAAACAATCCGCTGGAAATAATCAGCCTTGATGTGAACAAGCCTCACGAGAAAAAATTCAACGTAAAGCTTGCCAGCCCGATTCGGAGAAATCAGAAAGGCCGTCTTTTGATACTTGAATATGATTGGGAGGAGCCTGAGCGTGTCTTTGAATACGGGTTTTCGGCAAGGTCCAAGAAATTCAAGTACGCATTTAGCATTCCAAAGCAAGTTCCGATAAAAAACATGGTCCTTGAAGTGGTTCCTGGACTTGGCATCAAAAAACGGGCTGATCCGCCGCCCACAATCAGGTACTCAAATGGCAAGACCATGATTGAATGGGAGACAAAAGACAGGCAGATGATAAACCGGTTCTCCACCTACGAGTTCAAATGGTAA
- a CDS encoding EF-Tu/IF-2/RF-3 family GTPase — protein sequence MRSVNFVVLGDQEIASQFGKKGTATDMTMYDKKELGAIRTYTAPNGFPEKVQPLLQTINLAEYVVFYVNKLDKFVGEQIIALDMLKKKHGVISHTYDVDENMLNTMIKNTVLENYIKTTPDKIKEELDKFEQISKDGAARIVIDHCFDVKGVGTVILGKVEQGKIKQYDNLKLLPAGIDVMIKSIQMHDDPVDEAVSPGRVGLAVKGVTPDQVSRGDIMCVPSTEQVSTEIEIDFVKSPFYKGDIAQNQMCLLNIGLQIKAAKFASISPLKLTLDKPIVYNKGDICVILKPESQTIRLLGSGSIR from the coding sequence ATGAGGTCGGTAAATTTTGTCGTATTGGGTGATCAGGAAATAGCTTCCCAGTTTGGCAAAAAAGGAACTGCTACTGATATGACAATGTATGACAAAAAAGAACTTGGGGCCATCAGGACGTATACTGCCCCAAACGGATTTCCAGAAAAAGTCCAGCCGCTTTTGCAGACGATCAACCTGGCAGAATACGTCGTGTTTTACGTAAACAAGCTTGACAAATTTGTAGGTGAGCAAATTATAGCGCTAGACATGCTGAAAAAAAAGCACGGAGTAATATCGCACACTTACGATGTGGATGAAAACATGCTAAACACGATGATAAAAAATACCGTTTTAGAAAATTATATCAAAACCACGCCTGATAAAATAAAAGAAGAACTCGACAAGTTTGAACAAATCTCAAAAGATGGAGCGGCGCGAATAGTAATTGATCACTGCTTTGACGTAAAAGGTGTGGGAACCGTAATCTTAGGTAAAGTAGAGCAGGGGAAAATAAAACAATATGACAATCTCAAATTACTTCCTGCGGGAATCGATGTCATGATAAAATCAATTCAAATGCACGATGACCCAGTAGATGAGGCTGTGTCACCTGGCAGGGTCGGCCTTGCAGTAAAAGGCGTCACACCAGACCAGGTAAGTCGCGGAGATATCATGTGTGTGCCATCTACCGAGCAGGTATCTACTGAAATTGAGATTGATTTTGTGAAAAGCCCCTTTTACAAAGGCGACATTGCGCAAAACCAAATGTGCCTTCTAAACATCGGCCTTCAAATCAAGGCTGCCAAGTTTGCCTCAATTAGCCCGCTAAAACTCACGCTTGACAAGCCAATCGTATACAACAAAGGAGACATCTGCGTCATTCTCAAGCCTGAATCTCAAACAATCAGGCTTTTGGGCAGCGGATCAATACGATAG
- a CDS encoding adenylate/guanylate cyclase domain-containing protein, whose product MIDISTEPYTARFYNSSLIEPETILKEKTREPESEPSPSSYCVIFSEKSVRYCIGIVDMVGSTKLAASLGMSKMSRYYQNFLNLMSKIIEVYDGRVIKNVGDCLLFCFPQTDATQNKLEIAKCLECSLAMIDAHEFLCSQMKKEGLPCIDYRISIDYGHVIPMKASDSKSLDIIGPAVNMCSKINRCAKKNGIVAGGDLYHIAKQMDGVAFKEIKGYSAGFKLSYPVYQLTRLRRDECV is encoded by the coding sequence ATGATAGATATTTCGACAGAGCCATACACTGCAAGGTTTTACAACAGTTCTCTCATAGAACCAGAAACAATTCTAAAAGAAAAAACCCGAGAGCCGGAAAGTGAGCCAAGTCCTTCCAGCTATTGCGTAATATTTTCTGAAAAATCAGTCAGATATTGCATTGGCATTGTAGACATGGTTGGCTCTACAAAACTGGCTGCAAGTTTAGGAATGTCAAAGATGTCAAGATACTATCAGAACTTTTTGAACCTGATGTCGAAGATAATCGAAGTGTATGATGGACGAGTGATCAAAAACGTTGGAGACTGTCTATTGTTTTGCTTTCCACAGACAGATGCAACACAAAACAAGTTGGAAATTGCAAAATGCCTCGAGTGCAGCTTAGCCATGATAGACGCTCACGAGTTTTTGTGTAGTCAGATGAAAAAAGAAGGGCTCCCATGTATTGATTACCGAATAAGCATAGATTACGGGCACGTGATTCCGATGAAAGCAAGTGATTCAAAGTCACTTGACATAATTGGGCCAGCGGTAAACATGTGCAGCAAGATAAATCGCTGTGCAAAGAAAAACGGAATTGTTGCGGGGGGAGACTTGTATCACATTGCAAAACAGATGGACGGAGTTGCCTTCAAAGAAATTAAAGGATATTCAGCAGGGTTCAAGCTTTCCTATCCAGTCTATCAGCTTACGCGATTACGAAGGGATGAATGTGTTTGA
- a CDS encoding helix-turn-helix transcriptional regulator has protein sequence MAIDSEILAPEFLEISSEQRLNIILALNAEKSNLSNMARRLDATAAEVHRNFSRLQKAGFVRKDSDGNYELTLYGKIICTQIPTFSFMIKNKKYFESHDFMDIPTKYIQRIGALANSKMITGYVKVMEEWENIYKNSKEYIYNILIEIPYNESLLKILESKLENKTRISSIFSEDVIVSKERRDLLSRFNFSKFVKSGTLERKMMKNVKIAMVLNENEAGLSFPTNEGEPDMSKMLCGSDKSFHEWCFDFFNESWKSATAFQESKIT, from the coding sequence ATGGCAATTGATTCAGAAATACTAGCACCGGAATTCCTTGAGATTTCAAGTGAGCAAAGGCTAAACATCATACTTGCGTTGAATGCAGAAAAATCCAACTTGTCAAACATGGCAAGGCGCCTTGATGCCACTGCTGCCGAAGTGCACCGAAACTTTAGCAGGCTGCAAAAGGCAGGATTTGTCAGAAAGGATTCCGATGGAAACTATGAATTAACATTGTACGGAAAAATAATCTGCACCCAGATTCCAACGTTTAGTTTCATGATTAAAAACAAAAAATACTTTGAATCTCATGATTTTATGGACATCCCTACCAAATACATTCAGAGAATAGGCGCACTTGCAAACTCGAAGATGATCACAGGCTATGTCAAGGTAATGGAGGAATGGGAAAACATTTACAAAAATTCCAAAGAATACATTTACAATATTTTAATTGAGATTCCGTACAATGAGAGCCTGTTGAAAATCCTAGAAAGCAAGCTTGAAAACAAGACAAGGATTTCATCAATATTTTCTGAAGACGTAATCGTATCTAAAGAAAGACGGGATCTGTTAAGCAGGTTTAATTTTTCCAAGTTTGTCAAAAGCGGCACGCTGGAGAGAAAAATGATGAAAAACGTCAAAATAGCAATGGTGCTAAACGAAAACGAAGCTGGCCTAAGCTTTCCGACAAACGAAGGCGAGCCAGACATGAGTAAAATGCTATGCGGTTCAGATAAATCATTTCACGAGTGGTGTTTTGATTTTTTCAATGAATCGTGGAAGAGTGCGACTGCGTTTCAGGAAAGCAAGATCACGTAA